One Paracidovorax avenae ATCC 19860 genomic region harbors:
- a CDS encoding peptidoglycan recognition protein family protein, with protein MVSLHIWNSPLTRIVLSSPVGRTAGNKPHEVLSIQCALNRHMACKMGYRLIPEDGRISPDTLQAILIFQKMVGIQPADSIILPNGPTHQALCRDQIRMLQPTIACRIADHAQIRKVLISRLGIVERSQWGATNPSSIPHGDWDYRAIALHHAGNSFSCGMNGIEALRKAEKIDLSSFGQLSYHYAIDCQGTIYEALDIRHRGAHIEKGNTGVIGVVFLSDFSQRGEAGDHGPGVAQAFKKRGMLGGVSEFLGVQKDKLDFYNDEPSDFQRRAAENLVSTLKEFFPIKALGGHREFAAAAGSSRACPGVHGLAMAQQLRTHFGLMPP; from the coding sequence ATGGTGAGTCTGCACATCTGGAACTCTCCATTGACAAGAATTGTCCTCTCTTCTCCTGTTGGCAGGACCGCAGGGAACAAGCCGCATGAAGTCCTGAGCATTCAATGCGCCTTGAACAGGCACATGGCGTGCAAGATGGGCTACAGGCTCATTCCGGAAGACGGTCGTATCAGTCCAGATACGCTCCAAGCCATCCTGATCTTCCAGAAAATGGTCGGCATCCAGCCTGCTGATTCGATCATTCTTCCCAACGGACCGACGCATCAGGCGCTGTGTCGGGACCAAATCAGAATGCTCCAACCCACCATCGCCTGCCGGATCGCTGATCACGCTCAAATTCGGAAGGTGCTCATCAGCAGGTTGGGTATCGTGGAGCGTTCGCAGTGGGGCGCGACCAATCCTTCTTCGATACCTCATGGCGATTGGGACTATCGTGCCATCGCGCTTCACCATGCAGGCAACTCCTTCAGTTGCGGAATGAACGGCATCGAAGCGTTGCGCAAAGCAGAGAAAATCGACTTGAGCAGCTTCGGGCAACTGAGCTATCACTACGCCATTGACTGCCAAGGCACCATCTACGAGGCACTGGACATTCGCCATAGAGGTGCCCACATCGAGAAAGGCAACACCGGAGTCATAGGGGTAGTATTCCTGTCCGACTTCAGCCAACGTGGCGAAGCAGGCGACCATGGTCCTGGAGTGGCGCAAGCATTCAAGAAGCGGGGCATGCTTGGCGGAGTCTCCGAATTTCTGGGTGTGCAAAAAGACAAGCTCGATTTCTACAACGACGAGCCCTCTGACTTTCAGCGAAGAGCGGCAGAAAATTTGGTAAGCACCTTGAAGGAGTTTTTCCCCATCAAGGCTTTGGGCGGACACCGGGAATTTGCAGCGGCGGCGGGCAGCAGCCGTGCATGCCCGGGAGTTCACGGGCTCGCCATGGCCCAACAATTGCGAACCCACTTCGGACTCATGCCACCGTGA
- a CDS encoding uracil-DNA glycosylase: protein MNPPAHDPSAPPSQLQSADPADWPVAPGWQPLVDDFFASARGQALLGFLRQRLEAGAVIFPPRPLRALELTPPESVRVVILGQDPYHGRGQAEGLAFSVAPGVQLPPSLRNIFKELQRDLGTPFPAWPEPGGSLVKWAKNGVLLLNTCLTVEEAQPASHAGKGWEQLTDAVIRKVGEGDRPAVFMLWGSHAQSKRPLIDAERHLVLTANHPSPLSALRPPVPFIGCGHFGRAREFREQQAAK, encoded by the coding sequence ATGAACCCTCCCGCGCACGATCCCTCCGCCCCGCCTTCGCAACTGCAGAGCGCCGATCCCGCCGACTGGCCGGTGGCGCCCGGCTGGCAGCCGCTGGTCGATGATTTCTTCGCGAGCGCGCGCGGGCAGGCGCTGCTGGGCTTCCTGCGCCAGCGGCTGGAAGCGGGCGCCGTGATCTTTCCGCCGCGGCCGCTGCGCGCTCTGGAGCTCACGCCGCCGGAGTCGGTGCGCGTGGTCATCCTGGGGCAGGATCCCTACCACGGGCGCGGACAGGCCGAAGGGCTGGCCTTCTCGGTCGCTCCGGGCGTGCAACTGCCGCCCTCGCTGCGCAACATCTTCAAGGAACTGCAGCGCGACCTGGGTACGCCGTTCCCCGCCTGGCCCGAGCCGGGCGGCAGCCTCGTCAAGTGGGCGAAGAACGGCGTGCTGCTGCTCAACACCTGCCTCACCGTCGAAGAGGCCCAGCCCGCGAGCCACGCGGGCAAGGGCTGGGAGCAGCTCACCGACGCGGTGATCCGCAAGGTGGGCGAGGGCGACCGGCCCGCGGTCTTCATGCTCTGGGGATCGCATGCGCAGTCCAAGCGACCGCTCATCGACGCCGAACGGCACCTGGTGCTGACGGCCAACCATCCGTCGCCGCTGTCGGCGCTGCGGCCGCCCGTGCCCTTCATCGGCTGCGGCCACTTCGGCCGGGCCCGCGAGTTCCGCGAGCAGCAGGCGGCGAAGTAG
- a CDS encoding fumarylacetoacetate hydrolase family protein, with amino-acid sequence MQRRDILMNTTATLGGALAAGCASVAATPAAPSPFTLPVPAVPIAGSAEVFPVHRIYCIGRNYAAHAREMGSDPTREPPFFFQKPNDAIQYVAPGQIADHPYPALTRNYHYEVELVAALHSGGRNIPADQALQHVFGYAVGLDMTRRDLQGDMKDQKKPWEIGKSFDLSAPIGPIHRVARTGHFPRGAITLAVNGTVKQQANLDQMIWSVAEQIAKLSEAFELKAGDLIYSGTPENVGAVVRGDVMVAHIDGLPDLALKVV; translated from the coding sequence ATGCAACGCAGAGACATCCTCATGAACACCACCGCCACCCTCGGCGGCGCCCTGGCCGCCGGCTGCGCCAGCGTCGCCGCCACGCCCGCCGCCCCCTCGCCTTTCACCCTGCCCGTGCCGGCCGTGCCGATCGCCGGCAGCGCCGAGGTCTTCCCGGTGCACCGCATCTACTGCATCGGCCGCAACTACGCGGCCCATGCCCGCGAAATGGGCTCGGACCCGACGCGCGAGCCGCCGTTTTTCTTCCAGAAGCCGAACGACGCGATCCAGTACGTGGCGCCCGGACAGATCGCAGACCACCCCTACCCGGCCCTGACCCGCAACTACCACTACGAAGTGGAGCTGGTGGCCGCCCTGCACAGCGGCGGGCGCAACATCCCGGCCGATCAGGCCCTGCAGCACGTCTTCGGCTACGCCGTGGGCCTGGACATGACGCGCCGCGACCTGCAGGGCGACATGAAGGACCAGAAGAAGCCCTGGGAGATCGGCAAGAGCTTTGACCTCTCCGCCCCCATCGGCCCCATCCACCGCGTGGCACGCACGGGCCATTTCCCCCGGGGTGCCATCACCCTGGCGGTGAACGGCACGGTGAAGCAGCAGGCCAACCTCGACCAGATGATCTGGAGCGTGGCCGAACAGATCGCCAAGCTCTCCGAAGCCTTCGAGCTCAAGGCCGGCGACCTGATCTACAGCGGCACGCCGGAGAACGTGGGTGCGGTGGTGAGGGGGGACGTGATGGTGGCGCACATCGACGGGCTGCCGGATCTGGCACTGAAGGTGGTGTGA
- the queA gene encoding tRNA preQ1(34) S-adenosylmethionine ribosyltransferase-isomerase QueA: MSASQPPRAFTLSDFDFSLPPELIAQHPAPERSASRLLDGRADVPVDRIFRELPDLLQPGDLLVFNDTRVVKARVFGEKASGGKVELLIERVLVGPNGEAGNEVVAHMKVSKKPAVGAMLHMAGGPAGGGFGATLLGRWPDEDGPLFRFALSSPDGEGPHALMERHGHMPLPPYIERHQDGGGDPDAAEDAERYQTVFARAPGAVAAPTAALHFDEGVLASLAARGVERASVTLHVGAGTFQPVKTESLADHRMHSEWYEVPLATLAALERCRQRGGRVVAVGTTTVRTLESWARSGQATGDTDIFITPGFAFQVVDLLVTNFHLPKSTLMMLISAFTGYDHAMDLYRHAIAQRYRFFSYGDAMLLARR; the protein is encoded by the coding sequence ATGTCCGCCAGCCAGCCACCCCGCGCCTTCACCCTCAGCGATTTCGACTTCTCGCTGCCCCCCGAACTCATCGCCCAGCACCCCGCGCCCGAGCGCAGCGCCTCACGCCTGCTCGATGGCCGTGCGGACGTGCCCGTGGACCGCATCTTTCGCGAGCTGCCGGACCTGCTGCAGCCGGGCGACCTGCTGGTGTTCAACGACACGCGCGTGGTCAAGGCCCGCGTGTTCGGCGAAAAGGCCAGCGGCGGCAAGGTGGAGCTGCTGATCGAGCGCGTGCTCGTGGGCCCGAATGGTGAGGCCGGCAACGAGGTGGTCGCCCACATGAAGGTGAGCAAGAAGCCCGCCGTGGGTGCCATGCTCCACATGGCCGGGGGCCCCGCGGGCGGTGGCTTCGGCGCGACGCTGCTGGGCCGCTGGCCCGACGAGGACGGCCCGCTGTTCCGCTTCGCGCTATCGAGCCCCGATGGCGAGGGCCCGCATGCGCTGATGGAGCGCCACGGCCACATGCCGCTGCCGCCCTACATCGAGCGCCACCAGGACGGCGGCGGCGATCCCGATGCGGCCGAGGACGCCGAGCGCTACCAGACGGTGTTCGCGCGCGCGCCGGGCGCGGTGGCCGCGCCCACGGCGGCACTGCATTTCGACGAAGGGGTGCTCGCGTCGCTCGCGGCCCGCGGCGTGGAGCGCGCGAGCGTCACGCTGCACGTGGGTGCCGGCACTTTCCAGCCCGTGAAGACGGAGAGCCTGGCGGACCACCGCATGCACAGCGAGTGGTACGAGGTGCCGCTGGCCACGCTGGCCGCGCTGGAGCGCTGCCGCCAGCGCGGCGGCCGCGTGGTGGCCGTGGGCACGACGACGGTGCGCACGCTCGAATCCTGGGCGCGCAGCGGGCAGGCCACGGGCGATACCGACATCTTCATCACGCCGGGCTTTGCCTTCCAGGTGGTGGACCTGCTGGTCACCAACTTCCACCTGCCCAAGAGCACGCTCATGATGCTCATCAGCGCCTTCACGGGCTACGACCACGCCATGGACCTCTACCGCCACGCGATCGCGCAGCGCTACCGGTTCTTCAGCTACGGCGACGCGATGCTGCTGGCGCGGCGCTGA
- a CDS encoding gamma-glutamyltransferase family protein has translation MNASPGARPATDWSLPYASHRSAVMGRNVVSTSQPLAAQAGLRMLQAGGNAVDAALAAAMVLTVVEPTGCGIGSDAFAIVWDGQELHGLNASGRAPAAWTPGYFAERGGIPETGWNAVTVPGAVSGWVALSRRFGRLPFAQLAQPAIDYARGGFAVSPTIARQWALGAAKLGGQPGFAECFMPGGRTPRAGEIFRSEAHARTLERIATTEGEDFYRGELARQMAAHARANGGAMTAEDLAAHQADWVGTVSRRFGDSVIHEIPPNGQGIAALMALGMLDAAGIGAQPVDHVDTVHASIEAMKLALADLYRHNADADAMRVAARDLLSDAYVRERAALIDPARAGDPGHGTPRPGGTVYLAAADESGMMVSFIQSNYMGFGSGVVVPGTGISLQNRGHCFTAEADHANEVAPRKRPSHTIIPAFAMDADGAPRMAFGVMGGPMQSQGHVQMALRVLRYGQNPQAAADAPRWRVTGGRGVAVEPAFDPAVVEALRARGHEVAVEAGDGVFAFGGAQLVLRLDSGAYTAGSDPRKDGHAVAY, from the coding sequence ATGAACGCATCCCCCGGCGCCCGCCCGGCCACCGACTGGTCCCTGCCCTACGCCTCCCACCGCAGCGCGGTCATGGGCCGCAATGTCGTGTCCACCTCGCAGCCGCTGGCCGCCCAGGCCGGCCTGCGGATGCTGCAGGCAGGGGGCAATGCGGTCGATGCGGCCCTGGCCGCGGCGATGGTGCTCACCGTGGTCGAGCCGACGGGCTGCGGCATCGGCAGCGACGCGTTCGCCATCGTGTGGGACGGCCAGGAACTGCACGGCCTGAACGCCTCGGGGCGGGCCCCTGCCGCCTGGACGCCCGGCTACTTCGCCGAGCGCGGCGGCATCCCGGAGACGGGCTGGAACGCCGTCACGGTGCCGGGTGCCGTCTCGGGCTGGGTGGCGCTCTCCCGGCGCTTCGGCCGCCTGCCTTTCGCTCAGCTCGCGCAGCCGGCCATCGACTACGCACGCGGCGGCTTCGCCGTCTCGCCCACCATCGCGCGGCAGTGGGCGCTGGGGGCTGCCAAGCTCGGCGGGCAGCCGGGGTTCGCCGAATGCTTCATGCCCGGCGGCCGCACGCCGCGGGCCGGCGAGATCTTCCGCAGCGAGGCCCATGCCCGCACGCTGGAGCGCATCGCCACCACCGAGGGCGAAGACTTCTACCGGGGCGAACTGGCCCGGCAGATGGCCGCGCATGCCCGCGCGAACGGCGGCGCGATGACCGCGGAGGATCTCGCGGCCCACCAGGCCGACTGGGTGGGTACCGTGAGCCGGCGCTTCGGCGATTCGGTGATCCACGAGATCCCGCCCAACGGCCAGGGCATTGCGGCGCTGATGGCGCTGGGCATGCTGGATGCGGCCGGCATCGGCGCGCAGCCGGTGGACCATGTGGACACCGTGCACGCGAGCATCGAGGCGATGAAGCTCGCGCTGGCCGACCTGTACCGCCACAACGCCGATGCGGACGCCATGCGCGTGGCCGCGCGCGACCTGCTGTCCGACGCCTACGTGCGCGAACGCGCCGCGCTCATCGACCCGGCCCGCGCGGGCGACCCCGGCCACGGCACGCCACGCCCGGGCGGCACCGTGTACCTCGCCGCGGCCGACGAAAGCGGCATGATGGTCTCTTTCATCCAGTCCAACTACATGGGCTTCGGCTCGGGCGTGGTGGTGCCGGGCACGGGCATCAGCCTGCAGAACCGCGGCCACTGCTTCACCGCCGAGGCGGACCACGCGAACGAGGTGGCGCCGCGCAAGCGCCCCTCGCACACCATCATCCCGGCCTTCGCCATGGATGCCGACGGCGCGCCGCGCATGGCCTTCGGCGTCATGGGCGGGCCGATGCAGTCGCAGGGCCACGTGCAGATGGCGCTGCGCGTGCTGCGCTACGGCCAGAACCCGCAGGCCGCCGCCGATGCGCCGCGCTGGCGCGTGACGGGCGGCCGTGGCGTGGCCGTGGAGCCGGCATTCGACCCCGCGGTGGTCGAGGCGCTGCGCGCGCGCGGCCATGAAGTGGCGGTGGAGGCGGGCGATGGCGTCTTCGCGTTCGGAGGCGCCCAGCTCGTGCTGCGGCTGGACAGCGGCGCCTACACCGCGGGCTCGGACCCGCGCAAGGACGGGCACGCCGTCGCGTACTGA